The genomic region AATTCCttaattccttaaaaaaaaaaataagtcaaCAGGAATTCAACGCAGCACAACATGCCTTACGAAAATTTGTCCTCAATGTCGAAAGTTTATATGGTCAAGAATTTATGACTTATAATGTTCATATATTACTTCATGTACCACAGTTTGTAAAGAAATTTGGAGCTTTATGGGCATGGTCTGCCTTTCCTTACGAACACTATAATGGTATCCTAAGaaacatgtttaaaaattcacaaagtgttccacaacaaatttgtaaatcttatttaaaatttaaatctatcCAAAATTCAACTAATagtgtatttaaaaaacggaaTTGTAGCATTCGAGGAATAatgcaaagtttttttaataaatgtaatgttaaaaaatgtgtagAACCTAGTGAGTTTTTAAGACTTTTTGGTACATCAGAAGTTGTGACATTAACAATAACTGAAAAAGTATTAGTTGAAGAAAATTTACACGAAAAAGTAGTACCTACAGTTACcacatataaatgtttcatctttaaaaatgttttatatcatatttcaaCATACAAGAGATTAGTAAAACGAAATAACTGTACAATACAGATGATCGATGGATCTTTATTACTAATCACAAGTATTGCCATTGTAAAAACTGTTAGATTGGCTGAACAAAAATGCGTCATTTTCGGTCTTCGTCTAGACAAAACTAATGAGACATTGTGCAAGGTCGGTAACTTTTcttcttctaattatttttatatagttattcCTACAAgtgatataatttcttgtttaccTGAAATGattcttaaaaaatgtgtaaatttacCTTATGCCGGAGATCGTAGATGTATTATACCTTTAGTAAATTGTATAGAGactgattaaaatatttatttttatcatatataaatttatctgtTGCGTGAGTGAGTTtctattttcctttctttttttacagattttgtaCACGATTGCATTTGTGGgtcattaatatacatatacaagaaataatgttaaatttatattttgaattgataattaattttaatattttgtcttaagtatcaaatatgtaaaataaaaagtcacTTAAACACATGCTAGTCAGGAAGCAAGTACTATATTATAGTCATTATATACTTTTACTGCAAAGAAATTGTATATtgtgcatattttaaaaattaagcacATATCCaccaattaatttcattaattcttgGGATTATTGGCGAGTTCAAAAGAATTAtggatttaatatttgttaatctATAAGAATGATaacgaaaaatattgtattttgtattaatatataattttgtgaagaGTGATAATACAAGTAGACAAAATAGTGAAAATTAATGCGCTCACAGCGTCCGTCCCACTTGGCTAACACGagattcaaataaaaagaaattagtaaTTTGGTGTTAATTACTTTGCAATGTTAAAAAGTTcctaataatttgttaataaatttttttttatgaccacatatttttattgatcaCATTTATACTTATATTGTCTATATATTTCCTTTGTCATACCAAAATCAGCAATGATATATGGAATATTCAGTGTTTGTGAATGGATACTTGAACtcgttacaaatataaatgctttattaaGAATTAGTATAATATTACACGCGCACTAGCGGAGCGCTCCGTCGTCCAAAAAACGTACGGCTACTACTCGCGGGTTCCGGTCTCGCCGAAATCACCAAAGAACTCAGAGTATATAAAGTCAAGAAAGGAGCCCTTATAGAGTCCTTGAGACATAAATTAAAAGACGCATGCGCATGAACGCGATATGATAAGCGAGACACTATGGATACAGACGCAACATACCGCCCACCAAGATTAATCATAATCTTCCTCCTTATCTTTGATAGGCAATTTACATAGTTTATTAATTGCACGCTTGGTTAAACCGCTCGCAGTTCGAATAGTCACGACACGGACACAATTATCTTGACCGCGATGCAATTCGGTAACTCTACCTAATTTCCATTGGTAAGAAGGAGTATGGTCTTCTCTTATAATAACTAAGTCGCCGATTTGAAGATCTTGTTGCGTTTTTTGCCATTTGAAACGGCCTTGTAAAGAACTAACGTATTCTGCCGCCCACCGTTTCCAAAAATCTTGACAAGATCTTTGTACTAACTGCCATCGATTAAGACGATGGATATTTATATCCTGAAGGTTAATTTCGGGCAAAGAAGTAAGTGGACCTCCTACGAGGAAATGCCCTGGAGTAAGGGGTTCTAGATCAGAGGGATCGTTAGATAAAGCGTATAAAGGACGTGAGTTTAAACAGCTCTCCACCTGTATGAGGGCAGTGCACAACTCTTCAAAGGTGAAATTAGAATTTCCCAATACAGTTCTTAGAAGATTTTTGCAGGACTTCACACCTGCTTCCCAAAGTCCGCCCCAAtgaggagaatacggcggaatAAAGATCTATTGGAGACCTTCTTCGAGTAGCTTCTTATGTAATGATCCCTTTACTTGCTGCTGAAGAAACGTGTACATTTCACTGATTTCACGCTGTGCACCTTTAAAATTAGTAGCGTTGTCACTATATATTTTCTGCGGACAACCTCGACGTCCTATGAAGCGTTTTAACGTAGCTAAGAAGGCTTCTGTGCTTAGATCACTGACGGCTTCCAGATGAATAGCCTTTGTAGCGAAACATACGAATAGAGCGAGGTAGCTTTTCGTAGTTTTTCGACCTCGTCCCTTGCTTAATAGAGTGATAAAGGGACCTGCAAAATCCACACCGCAATTATAAAATGGTCTGCTAGGTGTAACACGGTCAGCTGGCAAGTTACCCATCAGTTGTGAAGAGGCGTGAGGTTGGCGACGTGAACACCAGACACACGAATGATAAACCTTACGAACAATATCTCTTCCACGTAGTGGCCAATATTTTCGTCGAATAGCAGCCAATAAAGCTTGAGGACCAGCATGTAGAAGTCGCTTGTGTTCGCGCTCAATGACAATTCTGGTTAATTTGTGATTAGCGGGCAATAAAATAGGATGCTTTTGCGAAAAAGACAAGGGTGCGTTTCGTAAACGACCCCCCACTCTAAGTAATCCTTGATCATCCAGGAAAGGATGTAACGATAGTAATTTACTGGAGTGCTTTATTTGTTTTGCTTGTCGAAGAACTAATATTTCCTCTTGAAAACCTTCTGCTTGCGCGTTCTTGACGAGGTGAGATCTAGCTGTCTCAATTTCCGCTATAGTCAATTGTTCGCTTGATTCCTTGGAACCTGCCTTGCAACGTGAAATAAATCGCAGGCAATATGCTAGAACTCGTTCCAATTTATTTAGATCTGAAATGCGCGaatataaatgttgaaaaatagcgTCTTGCATCCTGGTATGATGACTAACTACTTTAGATCGTCTCTCTTCGGACTTGATTTCCTCCGTTTCGACAGCCTGTGCTTCAGACGTATATCCTTGAGACTGAAAATCGTCTGAATTACTGGATATCCAGGGAGGGCCTTCCCACCATAGATTACAGGTTTGAAGTATTGTAGGATATGCTCCTCTAGATAACACATCCGCAGGGTTATCTTCACTTCGCACGTGAGCCCATATTTCTACTGGTAATAGATCTGTTAGCTCAGAGATCCTATTTGCAACAAATGGCTTCCATCGTGACAAGTCGCCTCGTATCCAATATAATGTAACTAACGAATCCGTGAAAGCGAATACTCTTGAAAACTCAAACTTGCAAGCTTGCTTGATTTGATCGATCAGACGTGCCAGTAGCAATGCGCTGCATAACTCCAAACGTGGAATTGATATAGTTTTAAGTGGAGCAACACGCGACTTTGAGCACAATAACTGGGCTACATGTTCATCCTGGCcgcaatttttaacgtaaacgcATGCCCCATACGCGTCCTGAGAGGCATCGCAAAATCcgtataaaatcaaattttgtgaTACATGCTGGCTAGAAATCCTGCGTGGAATCCGAAGACTAGGTGAATTTGATAATTCGCTTTGAAGCTTCTCCCATTTGCTAAGTGTGCTAGCTGGTAGCTCGGAGTCCCAATTGATTTCTATCTTCCAGGTCTCTTGCATTAATAACTTCGCTAGAGTTATAACGGGACCTAACAATCCTAGTGGATCAAATAATTTACTGATCTCAGAAAGTAATTCTCTTTTAGAGCGAACTTGTTTGTTAAAACTGAttgtaaataagaaaacatCAGTACTTGGTTCCCAAACCAAACCTAGAGTCCTGACGACGTCGTTGAGTTTCAAATCTACCGTTGCTTGATTCTCGTTCTTGCTTAGATTGTGCACTGCTCCCGTAACATTGGAGTGCCACTTGTGGACCTTGAAACAGCCCTTACTCATTAACTCGATTAATTGCCTTTGCAATTCCTTGGCTTCGTCTATAGTTTGAGCTCCGCCGATAATATCGTCAACATACATGTCATTTAACACGCATTTAGCAGCTAAAGGAAAAGAGCCTTCATATTCCTCAGCTAATTGGCGCACGCTTCTGATAGCCAAATATGAGGCGCTAGCCTGACCATAGGTAACAGTATTTAGTCTGTACTCCTTGATTGGCTCGTCCATGGAAAAACGCCACAAGATCCTCTGATAATCTCTATCACAATCTCGCACTGAGACTTGCCTGTACATTTTTTCCAAATCTCCTGTAACAGCTATATTATAAAACCTAAAACGTAATAATATCGGTATTAAATTATCTTGCAAAATCGGACCAGTCATTAAGATATCGTTAAGCGAACGACCAGTGCTACCTTTACTGGAAGCATTAAATACTACACGCAATTTTGTTGTAGAACTCGTTTCCTTCACCACGCCATGGTGAGGCAAATAAACAACACGCTTGTTGTCATTGACGTTGAAAGATTCGACTAGAGACATATGCTGTAACTCGTAATATTCAcgcataaattgtaaatatcgcttgtaatataatttatcgttTTTGAACCGTCGCTCGATCTGATTTAAACGTTTGAGTGCTGTATTTCTAGTTTCTCCAATTGTTGTATCCTCGGATTTAAATGGTAAGCTTACCACGAACCGACCGTGATCATCTCGCGTAGTAGTGTCCTTATATATTTGCTCGCATCTCGCTTCTTCGTTAGACCATTTAGATTTAGTACAGTTAGCATAGTTTTCTATTTCCCAAAACTGTTTAATAGTTTTATCTAAGTTCTCATCTTCGGCTAAggaacaatgaaaaatatttatcatttgcaCGTTATTAGTATCCTTGCGCTCGTTACTGGGCATGGAACCTGCTATCACCCAACCTAGCTTTGTATTTTGTAAGAAAAGCTTGCTTTGGCATAACTCGATTTTCCCGTTTTCTAGTAAGTCAAAGAAAAATTCTGCTCCAATGAGCAAATCTATGGAATGACGCTTACTGAATTCTGAATCAGCCAATCTTAAATTACACGGAATATTCAATGCGTTTTTGTCTATTTCCTTAGAAGGTAAAGCGCTAGATATTTTTGGAACAATAAAACATTGCGCGTTGACTTGAAAATTGGAATGTTTCGATTTTATAGTAACATTAGTGACTTGACGTACTTGACATGTAGCATCATTTATACCCGACACGATTTCTGACGTTGCGTttcgttttaaatttaatcgattACATATATTGTGCGTTATGAAATTCGCTTCGCTACCACTGTCCAATAACACGCGAACCGGTATACGATACCCTTCCGAATTTGATGCGTCGACTATTGCTGTAGCCATGAATACGTTTTTCCTCGTTGCGCCCATAGAGTGACAAGCTGTCTTAGCGCTGTTGTCAGCATTGGAAGTATCAGCCGCCTCAATAGTATTCTGCTGCTTTGCTGTCGTAGATCTATGTAACAGGGTATTATGCCTGCCCGAACACTCTCGACAAGATCCGTGCTTGCAGCTTCTTGTAAAGTGATCGTTTCTCAGGCAATTGATGCATAACCTGAGACGTCGAGCTTCTCGTTCACGTTCCTCCGGAGTCATGGTGAGAAACTTGTCGCAATTGTACAATAGATGTGCCTCTTGACATAGAAAACATGCCCCTGCTGTTATCGAACTAGCCAGCGATGTAACCTTGTCTGTCACGTTGCTCTTAGGTTGATAACTCTTCGCAGGGCCCTTGAATTGCGCTTGTTTCTTGAAATTTCCCTTGTCACCGCTGGAAATCTCCTTAACCTTGCTGCTCTCGATGCGCTCTAATGCATGACATCGTTGAATAAGAAAGTCTATTAACGCATTGAAATTGGATTCACCGTTGACGACCTCGTCATCGTGTGACGTGACGTTGTGAATACTAGCCCTTTCTTCCCATGCTCGTAGAGTTACTCGATCTAACTTGCTTTCGACCATGTGCAATAGTAGATCGCCCCATGAATCGGTCGGCGCACCTAACCTCTTTAGAACTCTTGTGTGTTTGTTAACGTGGTCCACTAAATGCATAATGGCACTGGCTGACTCTTTCTCGACTAGCGGCATTTCGAACAAACATTGAACATGCCTTCGTTTAATAACGCCTGAATCCTCGAATCGCTTCTTTAGTTGTTCCCAGGCCACCGTATAATTGTCATCGGACAGCTCGATATCTTCGATTGCCCTTGCGGCCGCACCTGAGACGCACGATCGCAAATAGATGAATTTCTGAATGTTAGGCAATATTTGGTTGCTATGTATTGTCTTTATGAACGCGTCATAGAATTTTGTCCATTCTTCGATCTTTCCATCGAACGATGGTAGTTTGATCGTTGGTAACTTGACTCGACTGCCTCTGACAACGCCATCTGTCGCGCCATCTGAGAGACGCTGTAGTATCTCGGTTTGCGCTCGTAGCAAATTCCCTAGATGACCGTCGTCTTCCGACCCTTGTGTCGTTGGTGATCGTGAAGCGCCACCTGTCTCGTATCTCTCCATCATCGTCATCTGCCGTTGTAATAATTGCGTGAGCACGGTGTCGTGTTCCGTTGTACTTGCGTTTGCATTCCTAGCGCCATTGATAATGCGTCGTAATGTTGCTTGTACGGCTAGGCTTCTTTCCTCGAATTCCGCCTCTGCCTCGACGTCCGCTTGTGTTGGCTCGCCGATTTCCTCGATGATCTGCCGTTGAACCTCTTGAAACTCGTTAATCACTTGATCGAGTCGCTCTAGTCGAACCTCTGCGTCCTCCTTGTCGAGCGTAGCCGCTTGGTTCTGCACTTGTGCTAGAGCGTTTTCTAGTCTCGTTAGCTTGCCCTTGACATAGCCCCTTTGCTTCCTCAATTTGTCGAGATCGGCCATGTTGTCCTCGTGCGTTGCACACGAACCTCGTTTTCCGTTGATTCTTGTTTCGATATGTCTAATTCATTCACAGATGTGCTCTGtgaatccggctcgaaggaccaattTTGTTTGTGAATGGATACTTGAACtcgttacaaatataaatgctttattaaGAATTAGTATAATATTACACGCGCACTAGCGGAGCGCTCCGTCGTCCAAAAAACGTACGGCTACTACTCGCGGGTTCCGGTCTCGCCGAAATCACCAAAGAACTCAGAGTATATAAAGTCAAGAAAGGAGCCCTTATAGAGTCCTTGAGACATAAATTAAAAGACGCATGCGCATGAACGCGATATGATAAGCGAGACACTATGGATACAGACGCAACATTCAGTACTATCCTTTACTGTggatagtcgactaataatcatttatataactattaaaagtagtgtgctgtagtcattattgaaaataatttgattaatggaatcaataatcattttataagagaactattggggaatgattattgcaaacaatctgatttggaattaataatcactacagttaaaaactattgagcaatgattattgcaaataacctgattatgaaatcaataatcattccatgaaagaactattggggaatgattattgcaaataatctcaatatgtaatcaataatcactcatttaaaaactattaggGAATGCTTACTGTGAATAATCCAATTATTGGATGGTatataatcactattagagaatgaataatcactattgtaagccaatagtgattattggctttccaatagttcatttccgtatgGGTAATAAAACTCATCGACATGTGGTGGTAGAAGAAAACAGGTAGGACGTATAAAAACTtaaatgatatacatataaaattccaTTGCATTCCAAACGCATTCCAAACCTTTTGTTTGTTAAGTTCAAATTTTGAATTACcatgataatttatttacataacatatatctatttttataattataataatggtCTTGAAGAAACGTTATGTGCAGacgaaatttttaatctaacatAAACGAAGTACCTTTtaacggtcatagctagatcttagtgcagatatttattcgtgtaattttatatatctttttaaattcactaaactgcgcgccgaataaattttcagtcataacactgCTCTAAGGTGAATAAGAATTgataatatcacgttattaaatttaaaattaatttaataactcgCATCCAAATGAGAAAACACTTTTCcccctaaaaaaactgtaaagcattattgagaaaaatagcACCTCAACCTTAGGGTTCAAATCTGGGACCTTCCGATCTCTAATACGGGTGTCTTACAATTAGCTAACTCGTCTACTGAGGCTGTAATCAAGTTCTTATTAACTTAGAGTTGTGTTATGaccaaaaatttattcggcgcgcagtttagtaaatttgaaaaggtatataaaattacacaaagatatataaaatcagcgctaagatctagctataattattaaaagacacTTTATCTATATTGTGTTGGCACATTATTGGTCGAACATGTTctcgatttaaaaatttttaatgttaaagataattattaaaagtgagagagaaaacttcattaaaaatcttcatgtataatatacatatgtaggaAAGAGCAGAGTATATCGAACTGTGTTCCAAATAGAACATTCAATAGAATAGACGTTTATTTTCAgccataatataaaaataaaaaattcttgtgaaaaattgttaaaaagtgtaaaaattttgaaaggtaattgatttaaaatatttaaggagtgttgaattcaaaaatatcaagcgtTTTGTGATTTGCGTTTTTGcgatttattgtaaaacttattCTAAAATTCGATAAGACTCGTGTCCAAATCGGACCTCTACATCATATTCAGAAGTATAATCTGATTGTAGCATTGGTAATCGGCCGACGAGAGTTAATCCtagaattgttaaattaataaaatattatgaatcagcagtttcgaaataattaaattttattgatttcaactttaattatacGAAGGGCGATCCAAAAGTAAGGTTACAAAGTCTGCAGTGAACAggaaacgttttatttaaaaaaaccaaataGCCACTTTAAAGTATCATCCCTAGGATTATTTTTCGATACAGTTTTCATGGCGGTTTAGGCACTTATTGCTTCGTGAGATGAGGTTGAAAATCCTTCTCGTAAAATTTCTGTCTTTGCGCGTTCGGCACACGATGACCGCTGACCATTACTGCGAGACCTTGAAACAATTGCGCGAAGCAATCAGAAGGAAATGGTCAGGACTTTTCGTATAAACtgttaccaatttttttttgtacataattatttttaataaaatttttatttttgactgtcAAATTGCTCATTTTTActcaatacaaaaaaatacattaaaatcttttaaaattctatctaaaagTCAACAAAAATAGAGTATCCAATTTGGAACGTGGGATGATCTGATTTTGAACTAATGCAATGGTTCCATTTTGAGCGCAATGTTTCTATATTTGATGTTTCTATATTTTCCATTATATCCGTTCAATACGAGTGAGAGATACATCAAAATGGTCCGaagcaaaaataaagagaattaaattatctttccaatgGTACCTTCAGTTTTACGCTCGAACTTTATTTGCGCCCTATAGAAAGCAATAACTGAAAATAGGTCCGACTTACCTCACTCTTCCTTATATACTGGATTAACTTATTAAAGGTTTTTAGGGTAATTATAAAtctataatcaaaattttaatatttaaaatggcgAATCAAATATAGATGTccaaaatattactcaaattcaacaaaatttaatatttttatgtttcataTTGAAGTTTGAAAGTTTAATTACAGATGCACAATTGATAATCCCAAAAACTCTTAgagtataaatttattcaaatgtaagaaaattttatattttggtctataatattggattttctattttaaaattaagtaacaatttttttttataaatagcccTTTATATTGACCTTCAAAATATGTCCAGAAAAGGcttgttattttactttttgaagAAGATATATGCCATTTTCACTTTTacctacatttttttaatttttgacgaaGTGTGCAGATCAAGAGGGGAAACTTTTAAGGGTGTTGATTTTTTTGTGAAGAgactttatctttaaaatgatgAAATGGCACGTAAGAGTTAGTTTTACAGCATTGATTTCCTGTCTTTTCAGCGTAAGTTATTACGTCGGTTATGTACCAAACAATGCTAAAATGCttagtattataaatatagagaatagagaaatattatttgaaatatttttattgaaaaaatatcctTGCCTTCCGATcatgacaaataataatttcaatatttcttcgTTTATAACTTCTTTAGATAACACTGtgtatttattcgaataaatattaacaaagatCTTTTTGAAAAAGGCAtgtttcttttacatatattgtgCTTTCTACGCGGCGtgctaatttattaaattgcttttattttgATCATGTCagcaatgaaattaattaagcaTCTATCTGATTAATACGGTACTAGACGTTGTGATACCGTTTTCAACTTCTTTCGTCGTCAGTGAATGTATCCACGATTAGTGACAtaacatcgtcgtcgtcgttatcgttgGCCAACGTCTATTTtcgcacacagaaaaaaaataatatcaatagacaaaaagCATTATGCGAACAACGTGCGATTCATAGGTAATAAGAATCTCGTGAACTACATCTTAATGCTGTTTTCTTCTTGCgctttttatgataatttactGAATAGTGCATAATGTGAGAGACTCATCTTATATAATTCTatgattgtattaatattaattctcaaatttatccaatttcttcgagcgaataatacataattgtaatttatttaaatatatattttattattttgacacaCTTATCTGTACATACATAATACTTTTCATGTGTTTTAATCTAAAAGTaagtctttgtttttttttgcacttGTGCACTTTTTCTTAATAGACTTAATAAGTAGCCACATATCATTAGAGAGATTTGATTCttattctcattttttaaaagtatgtataTCAAAATCGAATTGCAGATCGCGAGTTGATCATTGCTTGTTGAAAATCTAAtgattttatatgtttgttttatcaaatattttctgcaaaatctttaaattattattaaattaaagtaatttaaaataaaacaaattaaatttttaaatttaattaatataatatatgctcATTTCATAGATAAGTGTTTGAGTTAATGATTAACGTGTCAAATTAGTGTATATTTCGAAAGAACTAATGGaactgataaatataataaaaaatcggataaatgtatcaaaaaatataaaaatgtgtagaaataaatgttattgctataataatatttatttatatttttatatttctattatgcAAGTATTGATTGTATATTGGATGTTTAATTGCCGGTGTGTGCGTATAgcataaatttacaataagcATGAATTTTCATATggcatttaagttaaattaatatttaaagatgataacacacacacacacacacaaagtaattaaatttacattttacatgaCATCtagaaattatgaattatatttcTTCTCAATCTTTTTGCAATAAGAACATGAATTATTACATCAACAtcgcaattataattttgcattgCGAAATTGTAtgttgaaaattgaatttaatatctTTCCATCGATATATTTCGTGTTACGTGCTCGTCATTCACATTCTGCTACTTATgcaaatctattaattttttaatcttttattaccTTGAAGTGTTGAGGATCGTAAGGTGCGAgcataatcaaaattaatattctctTCAAGGATCTCATATCAGACACCTTACCTTGATGTATTCTAGGCCTCGTTCCTACTCGTCTTATAGTCACATCTCAAAATGCAATTCCGACCGCATTTTCCGTCTCCTCGTCCTAACTTATGATCCTCTGAATAcgtaatgataatttaatagattGTTGAAAGGAATTGCCAAGCtttctacaaatattaaaagGATATGTTGACTTAGATTTTATTAGCAGAAgcatacgtttttttttacaagagagTAAATGCAGAGATACGTTCTTATAGATCTTTATAAAACATcttatcaagaggcgcggtccaAGTCCAAGCGAAGTTAGCGAACCACCTCTCTTTACGCGAATCgataatttttatgtgagaTCTGATGATATCAGTaaatctcagtaacggctgaaccgatcacgTTCTAACTAGTCTCAAACGGTAACTTGaggaaaattacataataaaagtgtttttatttcttttgttagTGCCCTACAAGCgaagatatcgcgatgcaaagtctaggtcttgaaatttttaaatattaacactttgtttaatacattattttcatctcctaaaaatacgttaattaaaaaaaataaaaggaaaaataatttgaatataatttgatgTTTTACACATGCTAATCGTTTATGAATGAAATTATTCATcatctgaaatttaaaaaatcaaagaatattTCACGATATATTTGACTGCTGAATATAGATTgctgaatattataatattaaattctgtggtactatcaatttaattaatagaattataatttaatttgttgtttgaataaaaataaatattatatgttccGAAATGGTTCACGCTCGCTGTGTACTTGCAATTCTACAGTTTCTTTAGACTGATTAATTGTCCTCGATAATTTAATAGAGTTCGTGGGCAATTGACAATAGTAATTGCATTTTACATCTATCGATCGGGAGCGGTCttttgaaaaaacaaatacGCAGATTATTTCcgccattaaaaatttttagagataaGAGTAACGTCTTGAAACAAGCTTCTTATGAAtaagattacaaaaataaaattattaccacgacaaataactttttatggaaattatatataaataacggtGCCAAGTTTAATTAATCTTGCAATGAATATAATCTTATCAATTGAAACCTTGAAATTTTGAGAGTGGTGTTATCTTAATTGGTCAGTGTTATCAATGTTTTCATTATGATTATTATCGAAATATATAATCTGCatttatgtaatatacaatatcgaaaaaattttaagaattaatttattaaagaatttattgcttagaattaattgagaaaataaaatacaatctctgttttaaaacttttattccactgtaatattttctattaaatcatttattgttACATTAGATTTTACATTACGGCAAACTTTTATCGCATTCGTTCAGCAATCATTACAATTATTACTACaatgctattattatttaagttttattcctttaatttacaatatgttCTTCACAGGAATAAACTGTGACAAGATTTTGAAAcgcgtaaataaataattctgattaatcataatataatgcttttattttttttcgttttcctAAATATGCAAAGTTCAAAGATTACAGCTTTTGTTTGCATAAGAC from Solenopsis invicta isolate M01_SB chromosome 7, UNIL_Sinv_3.0, whole genome shotgun sequence harbors:
- the LOC120358285 gene encoding uncharacterized protein LOC120358285, translating into MADLDKLRKQRGYVKGKLTRLENALAQVQNQAATLDKEDAEVRLERLDQVINEFQEVQRQIIEEIGEPTQADVEAEAEFEERSLAVQATLRRIINGARNANASTTEHDTVLTQLLQRQMTMMERYETGGASRSPTTQGSEDDGHLGNLLRAQTEILQRLSDGATDGVVRGSRVKLPTIKLPSFDGKIEEWTKFYDAFIKTIHSNQILPNIQKFIYLRSCVSGAAARAIEDIELSDDNYTVAWEQLKKRFEDSGVIKRRHVQCLFEMPLVEKESASAIMHLVDHVNKHTRVLKRLGAPTDSWGDLLLHMVESKLDRVTLRAWEERASIHNVTSHDDEVVNGESNFNALIDFLIQRCHALERIESSKVKEISSGDKGNFKKQAQFKGPAKSYQPKSNVTDKVTSLASSITAGACFLCQEAHLLYNCDKFLTMTPEEREREARRLRLCINCLRNDHFTRSCKHGSCRECSGRHNTLLHRSTTAKQQNTIEAADTSNADNSAKTACHSMGATRKNVFMATAIVDASNSEGYRIPVRVLLDSGSEANFITHNICNRLNLKRNATSEIVSGINDATCQVRQVTNVTIKSKHSNFQVNAQCFIVPKISSALPSKEIDKNALNIPCNLRLADSEFSKRHSIDLLIGAEFFFDLLENGKIELCQSKLFLQNTKLGWVIAGSMPSNERKDTNNVQMINIFHCSLAEDENLDKTIKQFWEIENYANCTKSKWSNEEARCEQIYKDTTTRDDHGRFVVSLPFKSEDTTIGETRNTALKRLNQIERRFKNDKLYYKRYLQFMREYYELQHMSLVESFNVNDNKRVVYLPHHGVVKETSSTTKLRVVFNASSKGSTGRSLNDILMTGPILQDNLIPILLRFRFYNIAVTGDLEKMYRQVSVRDCDRDYQRILWRFSMDEPIKEYRLNTVTYGQASASYLAIRSVRQLAEEYEGSFPLAAKCVLNDMYVDDIIGGAQTIDEAKELQRQLIELMSKGCFKVHKWHSNVTGAVHNLSKNENQATVDLKLNDVVRTLGLVWEPSTDVFLFTISFNKQVRSKRELLSEISKLFDPLGLLGPVITLAKLLMQETWKIEINWDSELPASTLSKWEKLQSELSNSPSLRIPRRISSQHVSQNLILYGFCDASQDAYGACVYVKNCGQDEHVAQLLCSKSRVAPLKTISIPRLELCSALLLARLIDQIKQACKFEFSRVFAFTDSLVTLYWIRGDLSRWKPFVANRISELTDLLPVEIWAHVRSEDNPADVLSRGAYPTILQTCNLWWEGPPWISSNSDDFQSQGYTSEAQAVETEEIKSEERRSKVVSHHTRMQDAIFQHLYSRISDLNKLERVLAYCLRFISRCKAGSKESSEQLTIAEIETARSHLVKNAQAEGFQEEILVLRQAKQIKHSSKLLSLHPFLDDQGLLRVGGRLRNAPLSFSQKHPILLPANHKLTRIVIEREHKRLLHAGPQALLAAIRRKYWPLRGRDIVRKVYHSCVWCSRRQPHASSQLMGNLPADRVTPSRPFYNCGVDFAGPFITLLSKGRGRKTTKSYLALFVCFATKAIHLEAVSDLSTEAFLATLKRFIGRRGCPQKIYSDNATNFKGAQREISEMYTFLQQQVKGSLHKKLLEEGLQ